Within the Pangasianodon hypophthalmus isolate fPanHyp1 chromosome 19, fPanHyp1.pri, whole genome shotgun sequence genome, the region tattttgaagtactctgcgccgctatgagcctattttgaagtacactgcgccgctatgagcctattttgaagtacactgcgccgctatgagcctattttgaagtacactgcgttgttacaggcctattttgaagtactctgcgccgctatgagcctattttgaagtacactgcgccgctatgagcctattttgaagtacactgcgccgctatgagcctattttgaagtacactgcgccgctatgagcctattttgaagtacactgcgccgctatgagcctattttgaagtactctgcgccgctatgagcctattttgaagtacactgcgccgctatgagcctattttgaagtacactgcgccgctatgagcctattttgaagtacactgcgttgttacaggcctattttgaagtactctgcgccgctatgagcctattttgaagtacactgcgccgctatgagtctattttgaagtactctgcgttgttacaggcctattttgaagtacactgcgccgctgtaggcctattttgaagtactctgcgccgctatgagcctattttgaagtactctgcgccgctatgagcctattttgaagtactctgcgccgctatgagcctattttgaagtactctgcgttgttacaggcctattttgaagtacactgcgccgctgtaggcctattttgaagtactctgcacCGCTAtgggcctattttgaagtactctgcgccgctgtaggcctattttgaagtactctgcgttgttacaggcctattttgaagtacgctgcgccgctatgagcctattttgaagtacactgcgttgttacaggcctattttgaagtacactgcgccgctatgagcctatttttgaagtactctgtgcagCTAAAGCCCTATTTTGAACTATGCTGTGCCGTTATAAGCCTATCTTGAAGTACTTCATGCTgatataaccctattttgaagtatttcctgctgctacaacattgatttgaattacatcGTGCTACTCTAACCATATTTTGAGCAgctataatcctattttgaagtactctgagCAGCTATAACCCTGTTTTGAATTactctgtgctgttataagcCTATCTTGAAGTACTTCATGCTgatataaccctattttgaagtatttcctgctgctacaacattgatttgaattacatcGTGCTGCTCTAACCATATTTTGAGCAgctataaccctattttgaagtactctgagCAGCTATAACCCTGTTTTGAATTACTCTGTGCCGTTATAAGCCTATCTTGAAGTACTTCATGCTgatataaccctattttgaagtactctgtgctgctataatcctattttgaattactttgtgGTGCTGTAGCATCAATTTgaattacttcatgctgctataagcctattttgaattactctgtGCTGCTACACACTTTATTTCGAATTAGTCTGCGCCGCTATAAACCTATTTTGAACTCTTTTGTGCCGCTATAAACCTAATCTCAATTATTTCCTGCTGCTATAACCCTTTTtagaagtactctgtgctgctataatcctattttgaattactttgtgAAATTATAACATTACACTGAATTATTAATTGCTGTTATGACactattttgaattactctgCGCAGCTGTAATCCTACTTTCAATTACTTTTTGCCTCTATGAGCCTATTTCAAATTACTTTGTGgtgccataacattaaattgaattacTTAGTCCAGCTAGAAcactattttgaagtactctgtgcctCTAGAAGCCCATTTTGAATTCCTTTGCAGTGCTATAACATTGATTGATAGAACTACTTCATGCTGCCATTCCACTATTTAACAACATTGAGAACGCATGATGCTCGTACAATATTGTTTATAATTACTCACCTGCGCATTTAGCATACTACAAGACTCacacaatgaacaaaacagtCGCGGGGGAACAGCGCGATAAAAGCCGGCGGGGAACGCGCCCCCCCTCCccccgtcacacacacacacacacacacacacacacacacagagagagacagggaggaaaagaagaaattgCTCTTTATATGAAGgagtgggtggctcttaaaagagccgttggGTTGATGAAGACGGCGGTAAGGCGCTTTACTTGGAGCTGGTGTACTTGGTGACGGCCTTGGTGCCCTCGGACACGGCGTGCTTGGCCAGCTCGCCGGGAAGCAACAGGCGCACGGCGGTCTGGATCTCCCTGGAGGTGATGGTGGAGCGCTTGTTGTAATGAGCCAGACGAGAGGACTCACCGGCGATACGCTCGAAGATGTCGTTCACGAACGAGTTCATGATACCCATCGCCTTAGAAGAGATGCCGGTGTCGGGGTGCACCTGCTTCAGGACTTTATACACGTAGATAGCGTAGCTCTCCTTCCTGGACTTTCTGCGCTTCTTGCCTCCTTTGCCGGCCGTCTTGGTCACGGCTTTCTTGGATCCCTTCTTGGGAGCGGCCTTGGCTGGGTCGGgcatgttgctgctgctgcttctcctgTAGACTGCGAGAAAATGAATAACGCCCGCCTCGCGGCCGCTCTATTTACAGGCCGACATTGTAATTAGGCACAAgcgaagaacatttttttattggtcaAAATCCCACACCGCCTCATACAGGGAGCCTCCCACCGCTCcgccctcttcctcctcctcctcctcctcgctcgCCCCCCCCCCGCTACGCTTTGTTTCCCTTCCCGCCTTTTTTACATTCACAACAATGTGCACtatgacaaaagaagaaaaaaaaattctattataGTCTTCTAACgcgtttcacacacacacacacgttatgtaattcacacacacattatgtacatgtgtatatatatatatatatatatatatatatatacacacacacacacacacacgatataaacatgtaaaactaGATTGTTTATGATTTTGTGTTCATATATAAATTATCTTCTACTTATGTGTTacgtgtgtaaaaaaaacacacacacacacacacacacacacacacacacacacagcacgagGAACAGCTCTTTTTCTGGATGtttgggtggctcttaaaagagccgttgtGTTCGCGTCGTTCGGTGTTGGAGCGTTTAACCGCCGAAGCCGTACAGGGTGCGTCCCTGGCGTTTCAGGGCATACACCACATCCATGGCGGTGACCGTCTTCCTCTTGGCATGCTCGGTGTAGGTGACGGCGTCGCGGATCACGTTCTCCAGGAACACCTTCAGCACACCGCGAGTCTCTTCGTAGATCAGACCGGAAATACGCTTAACACCGCCACGGCGAGCCAGACGGCGAATAGCCGGCTTGGTGATTCCCTGGATGTTATCGCGAAGAACTTTACGGTGACGCTTGGCGCCTCCTTTGCCGAGCCCCTTTCCGCCCTTGCCTCTGCCAGACATGATGCTGCTCTCTCGAAGTCAAGCTGCTCAATAAAACTCGCCGCGCAGCGCCCACATATTTATCCGCCCTCTACAGGACCTTGTTGAGAACAGGCGAGGAGGCGGGCCTAAGACCAACGGTCACACAATAGAGCAcattcaaaaagaaacagaacgcCACAGCTTTCTACCTGCTAgcgtcttcttcttcctcaccctctctatacacacaaacattattattactattattattattattagtagtagtagtagtagtagtagtagtagtagttgtttttCCAGTAGTAGTAACAATAGTAGAAGTCTTATTCCGATATGCAAggtgtatatttaaaaagacaaaacaaaaaacaatacagcCAAACACCCGTCAGTGTAAGGAGGTTAGTAAAAGTACTCTGTGTTTGTAAAACATCGACATTCCCTTTACAGACACGAGACGTTCCTCCTAGGTCCGCTGTAACGACGGGTCTCGCGTAGCAGCACAGCATCTTATTAGTAGGCCCCTCATTCAGCCGATCGCCATCAAAGTCTGTGTACACTTTTAATCGAGCCCACATTTTACCACACCAATCGATCACTCACAAATGCCAATCACTTAACTGACAAGCGGCACAGAAAGGAATGCGAGGGCAACTCTCGGGCCTTACTTTATCAGCTCTCTCAAAGGCAAAATATAATGGCCTCTCTAAGGTATAATGTCTAAAATAGATACATTTTCTCAAACACTAACCTCATTCTTAAACTCCAAGTGTCATTCGCAAGGAAAGCATACTCGCTTCACCATTTGTGCCAAAGAAACTAACATACAATTCATCAAACACGTGCGTCGACACAAAGCCAAAGCCGTAAGAAGTTAAATTTGTGCCGATGCCATAGTCATATGAGCACAACAACAGAGTCTGATTCCTCCTACACTCTCTTGTACTCGGCCAAATAAAACACAGTCGTGAACTGTGAATCTGATAGTTGTGCGCCTTTAACTCACCGTGTAGAAAATTATGCCAGCAACCGTGAACACCGTTCATAACGCGTCGTCTtactttactcatttattagACGTCTACAATGTTCATCATTTCAGACTGCCGTGTCGATCAGACTGTCATGTAGAAAAGCGTGTCGATGCACAGCGGTGACAAACAACCCCGTGTGATGTATGTGACACGCATTCATACGCTTAATTGatcaaatcatttcattatccGAACCCAGTTATTTACTACAAATGCAGGCAGTCAAGTTTCGAAATGCGGCCACACGTGGGTGAACACGATGTCTGTTAGCCTTATACAATGGAAtggtattaataatagtagcgcattattactattattactattattagtagtaggagtagtaggagtagcagCAGTgtcattgttgctgttgttggtgttgttatCAGAATAATTCTAGTTGCCATATGTAGtgacatgtattaggaatttttcctggtgtttggtcacaacacgatacattccACACAGTTTACAAGATGCACATCACAGACAACGCAACACACAACTACCTTCCCAATCTCCAAATACtgcaccttaagcagaaatCTGTAGAATCAGTTGccatttatattacagcagAGGTACAAAGAGCAGCCGAATCCACTTCAGCTGGCATGAAACGGAGTCACAtaattgtgatatataatacataataatagcaatgatatacagtaatgacaatatttcataaataatcattataataaacactaatgCCTATTagtcatattaaaaaataattattatttaatagctattatcagtagtagtattattaatCTATAACATAAGcttagataaaaataaacaaataatactaAACAGGATATCCCAGCTTGTGTGGaagcagtgctggggcttgaacccccgaccTTACGAGCAaaaacccagagccttaaccgttcaGCCAGCACAGCGCGGCATCGCTATCATCactagtaatagtagtattgttgttgttggctgATGTTGGCTGTTGTAAACATGTTGTAATATACGCTCTAACACGCAACAAAGATAGCATTGACAAACATGCCCCCCCCCGCCGCCCCCCCCCCCgctccccccccccctttttttttttttttttttttttttttttaaaactatttattacatagacttgctatatttgcggctttaaacagcagtggttagggcaaagtgcacttcctaaacttggccacacgagggcagacaggatccatccacaacaacacagcgctgcacacaacaacctttattttactcctcatcctttattctttcttctagtctttctttattgttttctcctattattattattattattattattattattattagaagtagtggtagtagtaacaGAAGATCTATTATtgtgattgttgttgttattgtgattGCGGTTGTCATCATGGTTTAACATATTTtctaacacgcaacaaacatagcattgacaaacaattcttaaatttaattcaatcctttttttttgttttagctctTTATTGCAGCTGTAGACTTGACCTGcgcctataaacagcagtggttagggcaaagtgcacttcctaaacgtggccacacgagggcgattatgagtagtagcagtagtagtagtagaagaagtagtagtagtagtgatagcagaattattattattactgttcttGTCGTTGTtgtcatcatgttttaatatatttttaacacgcaacaaacataGCATTGACAAACTTTTCTTACAGCATGTCcctcctatttttatttatttatttttttacgatttattacatagacttgctatatttgcgcctataaacagcagtgattagggcaaagtgcacttcctaaacgtggccacacgagggcgattatgagtagtagtagtagtagtagtagtagtagtagtagtagtaatagcagaattattgttattactgttcttgtcatgttttaatatattttttaacacgcCACAAACATAGCATTGACAAACTTTTCTTACAGAATGTCcctcctatttttatttatttttttttttttttacgatttattacatagacttgctatatttgcgcctataaacagcagtggttagggcaaagtgcacttcctaaacgtggccacacgagggcgattatgagtagtagcagtagtagtagaagaagaagtagtagtagtagtgatagcagaattattgttattactgctCTTGTCGTTGTtgtcatcatgttttaatatattttttaacacgcAACAAACACAGCATTGACAAACTTTTCTTACAGCATGTCcctcctatttttatttatttattttttttacgatttattacatagacttgctatatttgcgcctataaacagcagtgattagggcaaagtgcacttcctaaaaGTGGCCACACGAgccatccacaacaacacccAGCGCTGCACacagcaaattttattttactcctcatcctttattctttcttctagtctctctttattatttcttcttcttcttctcattattattattattattataagtagtagtagtagtaacagaagAATTATTACTGATTGTTGTtctaacacgcaacaaacacagcactgacaaacatttcttaaaggttcttcctcctatttatttatttatttattttatttattgcagatgTAGAATTGACCTGCGgctataaacagcagtggttagggcaacGTCAAgggcagtcaagatccatccacaacaacacacagcactgcacacaacaaccttttataataattattattagtagtagtagtaacattCATATCAATATTATTAGGATTAGCAAATGACTTCtaaaaactgtcaatcaaaccatCAAGCTAGAACTCTGTACATGAAGTCATAATGGTTCACTGCAGGTACAAAGAACACATATATATGCCTttcaaaattacaaatataataaacaacatcaacaacaatatATGTACAAGGTGTTTCTCTGGTGTTGACTTTTCTCTCTGCCCCCCGTCCCCCCTCCATGTACACTCACAGGGACCCCGaattgatgttttgtgtgtatgtttatctatctatctatctatctatctatctatctatctatctatctatatatatatatatatatatatatatatagcaaaagCAGCTTctaaaataatctttatatgcagattaagaaaagaaattttttttttgcagttttccaCATGTTTGTGTATATCGTGAACGCAGCTACAGCCCcgaaccccccacccccccagtTCTCTGCACTCTCCCCCGGCTAACTACTACAAGTTTAGACTTATAAACACCTCCATAAAATGCTTCATAACAGAACACTGAATCtgggaaattgcagttcctggaTTTGGCCGCACGAGGGCAGTcaagctccatccagcacaacacgcagcgccgctgtgtccttcccacagacacagagctcatcagccttattactgtgcactggatCATTCTGCCATAGcaactccaacacacgcctcttctctactctttactatcactatcactattattattattattattgttgttattattgttgttattagtagtagcaggaatttttcattttaaatgttaaaaacgctatataaagacataaatgagcgattgaatgaatgaataaataaaaatgtcacatgttGTCCTTGATAAATATACACCAATGAttaaatatagtattatatcTGATCATTTctaagcagaaaagaaagacaagtgCAGATGGATATTAGGCGGAATGACGATAACGCGGAGAAACCCTTCTGCTTCTCCCCTTCAAATTAGTGAAGAGGCGCGCGCAGAAACCACAACATTTAAAGACCGATGAATCCCCGCGGCGTCATAAAGggaaaaactgtcaatcaaaccaaCAGCATAGTTCTAAGCCTCTGACCCCAGCGCATGACGTCACAAATAAACCTTATGGTTCACTGCTCCCTTTTCACTGTAAGTGTGCCACAGCGTGAGAGCGCGCGCGTATAagcacataacacacaaacattatataatatttataataatgtatatatttatacaggttataaaaatatttcaaaggttctttttttttttttccctaccacattacatttagtttttaaacaGCCAAGGTACGAAGACTTGCTCATTTCGCTGAGACTGTgaggtggctcttaaaagagcctttgTGTAGATTAGACGCGGTCGTCGTTTAAGCGCGCTCTCCGCGAATACGGCGGGCCAGCTGAATATCCTTGGGCATGATGGTCACTCTCTTGGCGTGGATGGCGCACAGGTTGGTGTCCTCGAACAGGCCGACCAGGTACGCCTCGCTCGCCTCCTGCAGGGCCATGACGGCCGAGCTCTGGAAACGCAGATCAGTCTTGAAGTCCTGAGCGATTTCTCTCACCAGGCGCTGGAAGGGCAGCTTGCGGATGAGCAGCTCAGTAGACTTCTGATAACGGCGGATCTCTCTCAGAGCCACGGTGCCCGGCCTGTAACGGTGAGGCTTCTTCACGCCGCCGGTGGCCGGGGCGCTCTTGCGGGCGGCCTTAGTGGCGAGCTGCTTCCTGGGCGCCTTGCCACCGGTGGACTTACGGGCGGTCTGCTTGGTTCTTGCCATGGCGTCGAGCTCTGCACTTCACGgatgaaaaacagaatacacGGCGCTCGCGAACGCCGGCTTTTTAAGCCCTAACGCTGCTCTGCGCTCATTGGGCGTCTTGAAGGCACTCGTCTGTCATTGGATAGAATGCGTGACGTCACTTGATGACTATTGGCTTCCGCCACCGGCACAGTTCGAAACACAAGGCGCCCGCCCCTATTCCACGGGCGCGCAGCGCTTTTGTACTCTGCCATTCACCAGTTACACACAAACCGCCCGCCGTCAAAACATATTCTCATCCCTCACACTGCATTTAGCCAACACGCCtcactattattgttattcttattcttatcattcatattattattattactactgctactacgaCTACTTGGATAGTTTccatgtatataattatttattatattatatataaatatataattcttAGCAAATTAGAGTGTTCATGTCCTGATTTTAACTGCGTTTGCTTTGTATTAAGAAGATAGGAATAACATTGCACTTTTGGAGCAGaagtgggtggctcttaaaagagcctttgGGTACTGGCAAACGCAGCAGTGGGCGCGTTTACTTGGTCTTGACGGTCTTCTCGGTCTTCTTGGGCAGAAGCACGGCCTGAATGTTAGGCAGCACACCACCCTGAGCGATGGTCACCCCGCCGAGCAGTTTGTTCAGCTCCTCATCGTTACGCACGGCGAGCTGCAGGTGGCGGGGGATGATACGGGTCTTCTTGTTGTCACGGGCGGCGTTGCCGGCCAACTCCAGGATCTCAGCAGTCAGATACTCCAGCACGGCGGCCAGGTAGACCGGAGCGCCGGCACCGACGCGCTCGGCGTAGTTGCCTTTACGTAGGAGCCTGTGCACACGGCCCACAGGGAACTGCAGCCCAGCTCTGGAGGAACGAGTCTTGGCCTTGGCCCTAGCCTTTCCGCCGGTCTTGCCTCTTCCGCTCATGGTTATGATCAGACCTGTTCCACGAACAACGCTGAAATAATAAAGACTACGCGCCGAGCCCTCCGTGATATAGCCAACACAGCCGCTCTCTTATTGGCTAAGATCGTTGTGGCAGAAGAACCAATCACAAACGCGCCGTCAAATTCCACACATTCCGCCCACCATTCTATTCTACGCGACGCCCCTCCCACCCCCGTTTGTGACGCCgcctctgtgcgtgtgtgtgtgtgtgtgtgtgtgtgtgtgtgtgtgtgtgtgtgtgtgtgtgtgagagagagagagagcgcatgaaaacagacagaagggaaaatagaCATACAAACGCACAAACGCACAAAATTCTGTACAACGctacagagaaatgtaaattCTTACTAGTTTGCCCATATGTTCATGTTCCTCCTACAGCCTCTGTCACCGTTTTGGGAGGAGGAATCCAATCCACTAAAAGCATCACTTTGTGTCATGAGAGGACAGGGAATATTGCTCTTTAAACGAAGAtatgggtggctcttaaaagagccgtttaaggaagaaaaacatgaatgaaacacacaaacatgtttatttctttttggggGCTGCCTTTTTCGCCTTTGCCGCTTTGGGCTTTGCTGTCTTGGGCTTCACAGCCTTTGCCTTCTTGGGGCTCTTGGCTGCCTTCTTAGGGGTCGCCGGCTTCTTCGCCTTCTTGGGGCTCTTGGTGGCTttcttggcggcggcggcgggctTCTTCGCCTTCTTAGGAGACttcttggcggcggcggcgggttTCTTGGCCGCTACCTTcttgggcttcttagccgcggcggGCTTCTTGGCGGCCGCCTTCTTGGGTTTGGGCGCGGCTTTCTTTGCGGGCTTCTTGGCTTCGGTCTGCTTCTTGTTCAGCTTGAAAGAGCCAGACGCGCCGGTCCCTTTGGTCTGCACCAGAGTGCCCTTTGTCACGAGGCTCTTGACGGCGAGCTTGACGCGGGAGTTGTTCTTCTCCACATCGTATCCGCCGGCAGCCAAAGCCTTCTTCAAAGCGGCGAGCGACACGCCGCTCCTCTCCTTGGACGAGGAAACCGCCTTGACGATGAGCTCGCCGACGCTGGGGCCCGCTTTCTTGGTCCTCGAAGCTGCTTTCTTCTTGGGCGCTTTGGCCGGCGCGGCGGCGGGCGCGGGAGCGACTTctgccatgtctgtgtgtgcggagcTAAGTAGAATAAAGGAGTCAATCGCTGTGGCGCTGTGTAACACAGGAACCTCCCTCCCCGCGGCCGGGGGGCTGGTCTTAAAAGCAGACATGAGAACGTTGTAGACTCAACCCGGGCGCCGCTGAATGACTGCGCTTCCGCGATGCGCTCGCAACTGTGTTTTCTCATGGCATTTCGCGGCGAAAATCCGACCCGTCAGGCAAGCTCCAAAGCGTTCAAGCACGCGTTTCGCGAGAACGGGCTTTCCCGTTTCTCCCGCGGCCCGCCACGGCCAGGAGGAGAGCACCAATCTCGCGCGGCGGCCACAAAAGTGCACGGCGCGCCTGGCGCTCGAGCCGGCGGGCCGCGCATTTCGTGCGTTGTGCTGTGTAAAAAGAGGGCAAAAAACGGCGTGGCCGTTGCGAGGCCTCCGGGCCGAGTTG harbors:
- the LOC128321748 gene encoding histone H2B-like, encoding MPDPAKAAPKKGSKKAVTKTAGKGGKKRRKSRKESYAIYVYKVLKQVHPDTGISSKAMGIMNSFVNDIFERIAGESSRLAHYNKRSTITSREIQTAVRLLLPGELAKHAVSEGTKAVTKYTSSK
- the LOC128321741 gene encoding histone H3, coding for MARTKQTARKSTGGKAPRKQLATKAARKSAPATGGVKKPHRYRPGTVALREIRRYQKSTELLIRKLPFQRLVREIAQDFKTDLRFQSSAVMALQEASEAYLVGLFEDTNLCAIHAKRVTIMPKDIQLARRIRGERA
- the LOC128321746 gene encoding histone H2A encodes the protein MSGRGKTGGKARAKAKTRSSRAGLQFPVGRVHRLLRKGNYAERVGAGAPVYLAAVLEYLTAEILELAGNAARDNKKTRIIPRHLQLAVRNDEELNKLLGGVTIAQGGVLPNIQAVLLPKKTEKTVKTK
- the LOC128321775 gene encoding histone H1-like, whose product is MSAFKTSPPAAGREVPVLHSATAIDSFILLSSAHTDMAEVAPAPAAAPAKAPKKKAASRTKKAGPSVGELIVKAVSSSKERSGVSLAALKKALAAGGYDVEKNNSRVKLAVKSLVTKGTLVQTKGTGASGSFKLNKKQTEAKKPAKKAAPKPKKAAAKKPAAAKKPKKVAAKKPAAAAKKSPKKAKKPAAAAKKATKSPKKAKKPATPKKAAKSPKKAKAVKPKTAKPKAAKAKKAAPKKK